In Aquimarina sp. TRL1, a single window of DNA contains:
- the dnaB gene encoding replicative DNA helicase gives MEKAQRNPSANYGKGNVIPLEKGKVPPQAVDLEEVVLGAMMIDKKGVDEVIDILNAEVFYKESHQYIFEAIFRLFENSEPIDLLTVSNQLKKDGKLEQAGGEYYLIQLTQKVASSAHIEFHARIILQKFIQRSLIKISNEIIEESYDETTDVFDLLDMAESRLYEVTQGNIKRSSESAQSLVIQAKKKIEEISNKEGMSGVPSGFDKLDKLTSGWQPSDLIIVAARPGMGKTALTLSMARNIAVGQGIPVAFFSLEMASVQLITRLISSETGLSSEKLRTGKLEKHEWEQLNVKVKDLEKAPLFIDDTPSLSIFDLRAKARRLASQHGIKMIIIDYLQLMTAGGSGKNGNREQEISTISRNLKALAKELYIPVIALSQLSRAVESRGGSKRPLLSDLRESGAIEQDADIVSFIYRPEYYKIDEWDDEERSPTQGQGEFIVAKHRNGGLENIRLKFIGHLGKFDNLDDFSTPFEYHSKMNEGEEENPFDTTHLPSADEAFGSSINDSNDDDDVPF, from the coding sequence ATGGAAAAAGCACAAAGAAATCCATCGGCAAATTATGGTAAGGGAAACGTAATACCGTTGGAAAAAGGGAAAGTACCTCCTCAAGCTGTTGATTTAGAGGAAGTTGTGCTTGGAGCAATGATGATTGATAAAAAAGGGGTTGACGAAGTTATTGATATTCTCAATGCCGAAGTTTTTTATAAAGAATCGCACCAATACATCTTCGAGGCTATATTTAGATTGTTTGAAAACTCAGAACCCATTGACTTATTAACTGTTTCTAACCAGTTAAAAAAAGATGGGAAATTAGAACAAGCAGGGGGAGAATATTATTTGATACAACTGACGCAGAAAGTGGCTTCTTCTGCGCATATTGAGTTTCATGCACGTATTATTCTGCAAAAATTTATTCAGCGAAGTCTCATTAAAATATCTAACGAAATCATAGAAGAATCCTATGATGAGACTACAGATGTTTTTGACTTACTGGATATGGCAGAATCCAGATTGTATGAAGTAACTCAAGGAAACATTAAACGATCGAGTGAATCTGCTCAGAGTTTGGTAATACAGGCTAAAAAGAAGATAGAAGAAATCTCCAATAAGGAAGGAATGAGTGGAGTACCTTCCGGTTTTGATAAGTTAGATAAGCTAACCTCAGGATGGCAACCAAGTGACTTGATTATTGTAGCTGCTCGTCCGGGTATGGGAAAAACGGCATTAACGCTATCTATGGCTAGAAATATTGCTGTAGGACAGGGAATACCTGTTGCGTTTTTCTCTCTGGAGATGGCATCAGTACAGCTGATTACCCGTTTGATCTCTTCTGAAACAGGTTTGTCTTCAGAGAAATTACGTACCGGAAAATTAGAAAAACACGAATGGGAGCAATTAAATGTAAAGGTAAAAGACCTGGAAAAAGCTCCGTTATTTATTGATGATACTCCGTCATTATCAATTTTTGACCTTAGAGCAAAAGCCAGGCGATTAGCTTCTCAGCACGGAATCAAGATGATTATTATTGATTACCTGCAGTTGATGACAGCAGGAGGGTCAGGAAAAAACGGAAACCGTGAACAGGAAATCTCTACGATTTCTCGAAACTTAAAAGCATTGGCCAAAGAATTGTATATTCCGGTAATCGCCTTATCACAGTTATCCCGTGCCGTTGAATCCCGTGGAGGAAGCAAACGCCCTCTGTTGAGTGACCTTCGTGAATCTGGAGCGATTGAGCAGGATGCTGATATTGTATCCTTTATTTATCGTCCGGAATACTATAAAATAGATGAGTGGGATGATGAAGAAAGATCACCGACTCAAGGGCAAGGAGAGTTCATTGTAGCCAAGCACCGTAACGGTGGTTTAGAAAATATTAGGTTAAAGTTTATTGGACACTTAGGTAAATTTGATAACTTAGATGACTTTAGTACTCCTTTTGAGTATCATTCCAAAATGAATGAGGGTGAAGAAGAGAATCCATTTGATACCACTCACCTTCCAAGTGCGGATGAAGCTTTTGGGAGTAGTATAAATGATTCTAATGATGACGACGACGTTCCTTTTTAA
- a CDS encoding amidohydrolase family protein, which yields MKNFIYSCALITAFIGKGIAQQTPAKPQHEAITIVGAKAHIGNGEVINESILIFENGKITTIEKAGTTAPKGRVIKAKGKHIYPGFIAPNTTLGLIEIDAVRATDDDSELGDYNPHVRSIIAYNAESKIVETMRPNGVLIAQTTPRGGRISGTSSIVQLDAWNWEDAAVKTDDGIHINWPAVFSQGRWWMGEEPGLKPNKNYNKAVTELGAYFSDAKASIKANTPVNNLPHYALKGLFDGSKTAFIHINSEKAILDMISFAKKYEIKKVVIVGGTEAYKIASEIKKSGIPVLVNRTHSTPDNEDDDYDLPYKNAKLLMDQGILVGLQNSGGMERANTRNLPFQAGTVAAHGLDKEKALQLITANNAKILGIDNSMGTLTVGKDATLFISNGDALDMRTNLIESAFIQGRDISLESHQTKLWKRYQKKYTE from the coding sequence ATGAAAAATTTTATATACAGTTGCGCTTTGATAACTGCTTTTATTGGAAAAGGAATTGCGCAACAAACTCCTGCAAAACCACAACATGAAGCTATTACCATTGTAGGAGCCAAAGCTCATATTGGTAATGGAGAAGTTATCAATGAGAGTATTCTTATTTTCGAAAATGGAAAAATCACCACTATCGAAAAAGCCGGAACCACTGCCCCAAAAGGTCGTGTAATAAAAGCAAAAGGAAAACATATATACCCTGGATTTATCGCTCCAAACACCACATTGGGTCTTATAGAAATTGATGCTGTCAGAGCTACGGATGACGATAGTGAATTAGGAGACTACAATCCACATGTACGCAGTATTATCGCATATAATGCCGAAAGTAAAATTGTAGAAACCATGCGTCCTAATGGGGTACTTATTGCTCAAACAACTCCAAGGGGAGGTCGCATTTCCGGAACTTCATCAATTGTACAGCTAGATGCATGGAACTGGGAAGATGCTGCTGTAAAAACTGATGATGGTATCCATATTAACTGGCCTGCTGTTTTTTCTCAAGGTCGTTGGTGGATGGGAGAAGAACCCGGATTAAAACCTAATAAAAACTACAACAAGGCGGTTACTGAATTAGGAGCCTATTTTTCGGATGCCAAAGCTTCGATCAAAGCAAATACTCCTGTCAATAATTTACCTCATTATGCTTTAAAAGGGCTTTTTGATGGTTCAAAAACTGCTTTTATACATATCAACTCTGAAAAAGCAATACTGGATATGATTTCATTTGCAAAAAAATATGAGATCAAAAAAGTAGTTATTGTAGGAGGAACAGAAGCATATAAAATTGCTTCTGAAATTAAAAAATCAGGAATTCCCGTCTTAGTAAACAGAACACACTCTACTCCTGACAATGAAGATGATGATTATGATTTGCCTTATAAAAATGCAAAACTCCTTATGGATCAAGGGATATTAGTAGGATTACAAAATAGTGGAGGAATGGAGCGCGCCAATACCCGAAACCTTCCATTTCAGGCCGGTACTGTAGCTGCTCATGGGTTGGACAAAGAGAAAGCACTGCAACTGATTACTGCTAACAATGCCAAAATTTTAGGAATTGATAACTCTATGGGGACGCTGACTGTTGGAAAAGATGCTACTTTATTTATAAGTAATGGAGATGCACTGGATATGAGAACCAACTTAATAGAAAGTGCTTTTATTCAAGGTCGGGATATCAGCTTAGAAAGTCATCAAACAAAACTTTGGAAACGATATCAAAAGAAATATACGGAATAA
- a CDS encoding transketolase family protein, which translates to MKKYIDTGKKDTRSGFGAGLEILGKTNENVVALCADLIGSLKMDAFKANHPDRFFQAGIAEANMMGLAAGLTIGGKIPFTGTFANFSTGRVYDQIRQSIAYSDKNVKICASHAGLTLGEDGATHQILEDIGLMKMLPGMTVINPCDYNQTKAATIAIAEHHGPVYLRFGRPKVANFTPDDQTFEIGKAVHLQEGTDVTIVATGHLVWEALLAAETLDKQGISAEVINIHTIKPLDDEAIINSVKKTGCIVTAEEHNFLGGLGESVARVLGQQHPTPQEFIATQDTFGESGTPDQLMDKYGLNAAAIVSAAQKVIKRK; encoded by the coding sequence ATGAAAAAATATATAGATACAGGAAAAAAAGATACACGTTCAGGTTTTGGAGCCGGATTAGAAATCCTGGGAAAAACAAATGAAAATGTAGTAGCATTATGTGCTGATTTAATCGGATCATTAAAAATGGACGCTTTTAAAGCTAATCATCCCGATCGTTTTTTTCAGGCAGGTATTGCAGAAGCTAACATGATGGGACTAGCAGCAGGACTAACCATCGGAGGAAAAATCCCTTTTACAGGAACCTTTGCTAACTTCTCTACAGGTCGTGTATATGATCAAATACGTCAATCTATTGCCTATAGTGATAAGAACGTAAAAATCTGTGCTTCTCATGCCGGATTAACTCTAGGGGAAGATGGAGCTACGCATCAAATTCTAGAAGATATAGGATTGATGAAAATGCTTCCCGGAATGACTGTAATTAATCCATGTGATTACAATCAGACAAAAGCAGCCACCATCGCAATTGCCGAACACCATGGACCTGTATATCTTCGTTTCGGAAGACCTAAAGTAGCCAATTTCACCCCAGATGATCAAACATTCGAAATAGGAAAAGCTGTTCATTTACAGGAAGGAACTGATGTTACGATAGTTGCAACCGGACACCTTGTATGGGAAGCTTTACTAGCCGCAGAAACCTTGGACAAACAAGGAATCAGTGCCGAAGTAATTAACATCCACACAATCAAACCACTGGATGATGAAGCAATTATCAACTCTGTAAAAAAGACAGGATGTATAGTTACTGCGGAAGAGCATAATTTCTTAGGTGGATTAGGAGAGAGTGTTGCCAGAGTATTAGGACAACAACATCCAACCCCTCAAGAATTCATCGCTACTCAGGATACCTTTGGAGAAAGCGGAACTCCTGACCAGTTAATGGATAAATACGGACTAAATGCAGCTGCAATAGTATCTGCAGCACAAAAAGTTATCAAACGAAAATAA
- a CDS encoding transketolase, whose translation MPETKHLEDFVTQVRRDILRQVHKVNSGHPGGSLGCAEFFVALYQEIMERKDGFEMDGIGEDLFFLSNGHISPVYYSVLARSGYFPVEELNTFRLINTRLQGHPTTHEGLPGIRIASGSLGQGMSVAIGAALAKKLNNDDHIVYSLHGDGELQEGQIWEAAMYAAGNKVDNLISTVDLNGQQIDGSTDDVLPMGDLRAKFEAFGWDVIDIKEGNNVAAIIEGLTEAKSRTGKGKPVCVLMHTVMGNGVDFMMHTHAWHGKAPNDEQLAKGLAQNPETLGDY comes from the coding sequence ATGCCAGAAACTAAACATTTAGAAGATTTTGTAACACAAGTACGTAGAGATATTCTACGTCAGGTTCACAAAGTAAACTCAGGACACCCGGGAGGATCTCTTGGTTGCGCAGAATTTTTTGTCGCTTTGTATCAAGAGATCATGGAAAGAAAAGACGGTTTTGAAATGGACGGAATTGGAGAAGATTTATTCTTCTTATCAAACGGTCACATTTCTCCAGTATACTACAGTGTATTAGCTCGTAGTGGATATTTCCCTGTAGAGGAATTGAATACATTCAGACTCATCAACACCAGATTACAAGGACATCCGACTACGCATGAAGGACTTCCCGGAATTCGTATTGCTTCTGGTTCTTTAGGTCAGGGAATGTCAGTAGCCATTGGTGCTGCCCTTGCTAAAAAACTAAACAATGATGACCATATTGTATATAGTCTACATGGAGATGGAGAGTTACAGGAAGGACAAATATGGGAAGCTGCTATGTATGCTGCCGGAAATAAAGTAGATAACTTAATTTCTACTGTAGACCTGAACGGTCAGCAAATCGACGGTTCTACTGACGATGTATTACCTATGGGAGACCTAAGAGCTAAATTTGAGGCTTTTGGATGGGATGTTATCGATATTAAAGAAGGAAACAATGTTGCTGCTATCATCGAAGGGCTTACTGAAGCTAAAAGCAGAACAGGAAAAGGAAAACCTGTTTGTGTATTGATGCACACCGTTATGGGGAATGGAGTAGATTTCATGATGCATACGCATGCATGGCATGGAAAAGCACCTAATGATGAGCAATTAGCAAAAGGTTTAGCACAGAATCCTGAAACCTTAGGAGATTATTAA
- a CDS encoding LptF/LptG family permease, translated as MKILDWYILKRYLGTFSTMILLFIPIGIIVDLSEKIDNILEHEVPLDAVLKYYLDFTIYFANLLFPLFVFLSVIWFTSKLANKTEIIAFLSSGVSFWRFLRPYMIGAVIICVGALAMGLFLAPKASLGFNEFRYSYLKKNKKVQETKNVYKRLNDTVYLYASDFKPVDKSASNFTLEYFKGNTLVTKISARKITYKDSLYELSNYVRRDVTDKGDIIVKERKKDTLLPFNIEEFTPVTYVAETLNYMELNEFINKESKRGSSDINRYKVVAYKRWSIPISAFILTVIGVAVSSMKRRGGMGINLAVGISLAFIFIFLDKVLGTLAKQSDFSPIVAVWFPNVSFGILAIYLLYNAKR; from the coding sequence TTGAAAATACTTGACTGGTACATATTAAAGAGATATCTGGGGACTTTTTCTACCATGATATTATTATTTATTCCTATCGGGATTATCGTAGATCTTTCAGAAAAGATAGATAACATTCTGGAGCACGAAGTTCCCCTGGATGCGGTGTTGAAATACTACCTGGATTTTACTATTTATTTTGCAAATCTGCTGTTTCCTCTTTTTGTTTTTTTATCAGTAATATGGTTTACGTCTAAATTAGCTAATAAGACAGAGATTATTGCTTTTTTGAGTTCAGGAGTATCTTTTTGGAGGTTTTTAAGACCTTATATGATTGGTGCTGTGATTATCTGTGTGGGAGCGTTGGCTATGGGATTATTTCTGGCTCCTAAAGCAAGTTTGGGATTTAATGAATTTAGGTATTCCTATCTGAAGAAAAATAAAAAAGTTCAGGAAACTAAGAATGTATACAAAAGACTTAATGATACAGTGTACTTGTATGCGAGTGATTTCAAACCGGTAGATAAGTCTGCCTCTAATTTTACCTTGGAGTATTTCAAAGGGAATACCTTGGTAACTAAAATTTCAGCGAGAAAAATTACCTATAAAGATAGTCTTTATGAGTTGAGTAATTATGTGAGAAGAGATGTGACGGATAAGGGAGATATTATTGTTAAAGAACGTAAAAAAGATACCCTGCTGCCTTTTAATATAGAAGAATTTACTCCCGTTACTTATGTAGCTGAGACACTCAATTATATGGAGCTTAACGAGTTTATAAACAAAGAGAGTAAAAGAGGGTCTTCCGATATAAACAGATATAAGGTCGTTGCTTATAAAAGATGGAGTATTCCTATATCTGCATTCATTCTTACAGTAATCGGAGTGGCTGTATCTTCTATGAAAAGAAGAGGAGGAATGGGAATCAATTTAGCCGTAGGAATTTCCTTGGCATTTATTTTTATCTTTTTGGATAAGGTTTTGGGAACTCTGGCTAAGCAATCAGATTTTTCACCCATTGTTGCAGTATGGTTTCCGAATGTGTCCTTTGGAATTTTAGCTATTTATTTATTGTATAATGCCAAACGCTAG
- a CDS encoding DMT family transporter, with the protein MPNARLKNYFHLHFIVFIWGFTAILGELISIDAIPLVWYRMLLASVFIWGYIKIRKIGLQVSKKLLLAFLVAGIVIALHWITFFAAIKVSNVSITLAVLSTGAFFTSILEPIFYKRKLIWYEVLFGLMVIGGLYLIFNVEKNYFLGIVLALISAFLSSVFSLINGKLVQGYAPSVISFYELISGVAVVTLYLIVMTCIGDGAEGFSWSFFQLSTSDWVFLMILASVCTAYALIGSVQVMKYLSPYTVMLTINMEPVYGILLAFLIFGDSEKMSSQFYYGALIILGTVVLNGVFKNIKKRKRMPT; encoded by the coding sequence ATGCCAAACGCTAGACTTAAAAACTACTTCCACTTACATTTTATCGTTTTTATTTGGGGGTTTACAGCAATTTTAGGAGAGTTAATTTCTATTGATGCAATACCATTAGTTTGGTATCGGATGTTATTGGCTTCTGTTTTTATATGGGGGTATATAAAAATCAGAAAGATAGGACTGCAGGTGTCAAAAAAATTATTGTTGGCATTTTTAGTGGCAGGAATTGTAATAGCATTACATTGGATTACATTTTTTGCAGCTATAAAGGTTTCTAATGTTTCCATTACATTGGCTGTATTGTCCACAGGAGCCTTTTTTACATCTATTTTGGAACCTATTTTCTATAAACGTAAACTAATCTGGTATGAAGTGCTGTTTGGTCTTATGGTTATTGGTGGACTCTATTTGATATTTAATGTGGAGAAAAATTATTTTCTGGGAATTGTATTGGCATTAATATCTGCCTTTTTATCATCCGTATTTTCTTTGATCAACGGGAAGTTAGTACAAGGGTATGCACCTTCTGTAATATCTTTTTATGAACTGATAAGTGGAGTAGCTGTCGTTACTTTATACCTTATTGTTATGACATGTATAGGGGATGGAGCAGAAGGATTTTCCTGGAGCTTTTTCCAATTGTCTACCTCAGACTGGGTGTTTTTAATGATTTTAGCTTCTGTTTGTACAGCATATGCACTCATCGGATCGGTACAGGTAATGAAGTACTTAAGTCCTTATACCGTGATGCTTACTATTAATATGGAGCCTGTTTATGGAATTTTACTTGCTTTTTTGATTTTCGGAGATTCAGAAAAAATGAGTTCTCAATTTTATTACGGAGCCTTGATTATACTTGGGACCGTGGTGCTAAATGGTGTTTTTAAAAATATCAAAAAGCGAAAAAGAATGCCTACATGA
- a CDS encoding acetyl-CoA carboxylase carboxyltransferase subunit alpha translates to MEYLDFELPIKELEEQYNKACAIGEESDVDVTDTCKQIEKKLNETKKDIYKNLSAWQRVQLSRHPSRPYTLDYIHAICGDSFLELHGDRTVKDDKAMIGGLGKIGDQSYMFIGQQKGYNTKTRQYRNFGMANPEGYRKALRLMKSAEKFDIPVVCFVDTPGAYPGLEAEERGQGEAIARNILEMTRLKVPVIVIIIGEGASGGALGIGVGDKVLMLENAWYSVISPENCSSILWRSWDHKERAAEALKLTAKDSVKLKVVDQIVKEPLGGAHSDREKMFLTVRDQITASFEELKNLSKEDLIEKRMEKYANMGDFKG, encoded by the coding sequence ATGGAATATTTAGATTTTGAACTCCCTATAAAAGAGCTCGAAGAGCAGTACAACAAAGCATGTGCTATTGGAGAAGAGAGTGATGTAGATGTGACTGATACATGCAAACAGATTGAAAAAAAGCTGAACGAGACTAAAAAAGATATCTATAAAAACCTATCGGCATGGCAGCGTGTCCAATTGTCTAGACATCCATCTAGACCTTATACCCTTGACTATATTCATGCAATCTGTGGGGATTCGTTTCTTGAATTACACGGAGATCGTACTGTAAAAGACGATAAGGCAATGATCGGAGGATTGGGAAAAATTGGAGATCAAAGCTATATGTTTATTGGGCAACAAAAAGGATACAATACAAAGACAAGACAATACCGAAATTTCGGAATGGCAAATCCTGAGGGATATAGAAAAGCGCTTCGATTAATGAAAAGTGCAGAGAAATTCGATATTCCTGTAGTTTGTTTTGTAGATACACCAGGAGCATATCCAGGTCTAGAAGCAGAAGAACGTGGACAAGGAGAAGCGATTGCCAGAAATATTTTGGAGATGACACGACTCAAAGTACCTGTTATAGTTATTATCATTGGTGAAGGAGCCAGTGGAGGAGCTTTAGGTATAGGCGTAGGAGATAAAGTTTTAATGTTAGAAAATGCATGGTACTCTGTGATCTCTCCAGAAAACTGTTCTTCTATCTTATGGAGAAGTTGGGATCATAAAGAGCGCGCAGCAGAAGCATTAAAATTGACAGCAAAAGACAGTGTAAAACTGAAAGTTGTTGATCAAATAGTAAAAGAACCTCTTGGAGGAGCACATAGTGACAGAGAAAAAATGTTTTTAACTGTCAGAGATCAAATTACAGCCTCTTTTGAAGAATTAAAAAACTTATCAAAAGAAGATTTGATAGAAAAGCGTATGGAAAAATATGCCAATATGGGAGACTTTAAAGGGTAA
- the tgt gene encoding tRNA guanosine(34) transglycosylase Tgt codes for MQFELLSKDPGSSARAGKITTDHGVIETPIFMPVGTVATVKGVHQRELKNDINPDIILGNTYHLYLRPQTPILEKAGGLHKFMNWDRNILTDSGGYQVYSLSANRKIKEEGVKFKSHIDGSYHFFTPENVMEIQRTIGADIIMAFDECTPYPCDYQYAKRSMHMTHRWLNRCMQHLEKTPVKYGYDQTFFPIVQGSTYKDLRRQSAEYIANAGAEGNAIGGLSVGEPAEEMYEMTQVVTEILPEDKPRYLMGVGTPINILENIALGVDMFDCVMPTRNARNGMLFTAHGTINIKNKKWEDDFSPIDEMGITYVDTEYSKAYLRHLFTVNELLGKQIATIHNLGFYLWLVREARKHILAGDFYTWKNMMVKQMDKRL; via the coding sequence ATGCAATTTGAGCTTTTATCCAAAGACCCTGGAAGCAGTGCTAGAGCAGGGAAAATAACCACGGATCACGGTGTTATAGAAACACCAATTTTTATGCCCGTAGGAACAGTCGCAACTGTAAAAGGTGTACACCAAAGAGAGTTGAAAAATGATATCAATCCAGATATTATTTTAGGGAATACATATCATCTGTATTTGAGACCGCAAACACCTATTCTGGAAAAAGCAGGAGGACTTCATAAATTTATGAATTGGGATCGAAATATATTGACAGATAGTGGGGGATATCAAGTGTATTCATTATCAGCTAATAGAAAAATAAAAGAAGAAGGGGTAAAGTTTAAATCGCATATCGATGGGTCGTACCATTTCTTTACGCCAGAGAATGTAATGGAAATTCAGCGAACAATCGGAGCAGATATTATTATGGCGTTTGATGAGTGTACTCCATACCCTTGCGATTATCAATATGCTAAAAGAAGTATGCATATGACTCATCGCTGGTTAAACAGGTGTATGCAACATCTGGAAAAAACACCAGTTAAGTATGGGTATGATCAGACATTTTTTCCAATTGTTCAAGGAAGCACTTATAAAGATTTGAGAAGACAGTCTGCAGAATATATTGCGAATGCAGGGGCAGAAGGAAATGCAATAGGAGGATTGTCTGTAGGAGAACCGGCAGAAGAAATGTATGAAATGACGCAGGTAGTAACAGAGATTTTGCCAGAGGATAAACCCAGGTATTTGATGGGAGTAGGAACGCCTATTAATATCTTAGAGAATATAGCTTTAGGGGTAGATATGTTTGATTGTGTGATGCCAACGAGAAACGCGAGAAACGGAATGTTGTTTACTGCACATGGTACCATAAACATTAAAAATAAGAAATGGGAAGATGATTTCTCTCCGATTGATGAAATGGGAATTACCTATGTAGATACGGAATATTCCAAAGCATATTTAAGACATCTGTTTACAGTAAATGAATTGCTGGGAAAACAAATAGCAACCATTCATAATTTAGGATTCTATTTATGGTTGGTTAGAGAGGCTAGAAAACATATCTTAGCTGGAGATTTCTATACGTGGAAGAATATGATGGTTAAACAAATGGATAAAAGATTATAA
- a CDS encoding asparagine synthetase B, with amino-acid sequence MMTTTFLFKHILTDLFGWINNITKTKKIKTVVFLVGILFSLQTYASYILIPMDAESQRNHLKAYGITYWTLGKNTKVKWLLNYRGGSFLLPDAEEIRKECTVRGVSYEVLSQVEAEQILSEISSPSQNMEAVILEKVPKIAVYSPKSKQPWDDAVTMVLTFAEIPYDIVYDKEVLEDNLILYDWLHLHHEDFTGQYGKFYGTYRATPWYIREKANAEKLASELGYDKVSEEKLAVALKIRDYVIGGGFMFAMCSATDSFEIALAAEGVDICEAMFDGDPSEPGYQSKIDYNKTFAFTNFTLERSPTVYEFSTIDMTRKRRIPETTDYFTLMDFSAKWDPIPTMLCQNHTALVKGFLGQTTAYDHREIKSNVLILGENRTNNEARYIHGIKGKGFFTFYGGHDPEDYRHRVGDPKTELELHPNSPGYRLILNNILFPAAKKKKQKT; translated from the coding sequence ATGATGACGACGACGTTCCTTTTTAAACATATATTGACCGATCTGTTTGGTTGGATAAACAATATTACCAAGACTAAAAAAATAAAGACCGTAGTATTTCTGGTAGGAATATTATTTTCTTTGCAGACTTATGCTTCCTATATTTTGATACCAATGGACGCAGAAAGTCAGCGCAATCATCTAAAAGCATATGGGATTACCTATTGGACACTAGGCAAAAACACAAAAGTAAAGTGGTTGCTTAATTACAGAGGAGGTTCTTTTTTGCTTCCGGATGCAGAAGAAATTAGAAAAGAATGTACTGTAAGAGGGGTTTCTTATGAGGTATTATCTCAGGTAGAAGCTGAGCAAATCCTATCAGAAATCAGTAGTCCATCTCAAAATATGGAGGCAGTTATCTTAGAAAAAGTGCCTAAGATAGCTGTGTATTCTCCAAAAAGTAAACAACCTTGGGATGATGCCGTAACTATGGTACTTACTTTTGCGGAAATTCCCTATGATATTGTTTATGATAAAGAGGTGTTAGAAGACAATCTTATTTTGTATGATTGGCTTCATTTGCATCACGAAGATTTTACAGGGCAATACGGGAAGTTTTACGGTACCTATAGAGCAACTCCCTGGTATATTAGAGAAAAGGCAAATGCAGAAAAATTAGCAAGTGAGTTAGGATATGATAAGGTATCAGAAGAAAAACTCGCAGTGGCTTTAAAAATAAGAGATTATGTGATTGGAGGAGGATTTATGTTTGCCATGTGTAGTGCTACAGATAGCTTCGAAATCGCATTGGCAGCAGAAGGAGTTGATATTTGCGAAGCGATGTTTGATGGAGATCCCAGTGAACCAGGATACCAATCCAAAATAGATTATAATAAAACATTTGCTTTTACCAATTTTACCTTGGAAAGAAGCCCGACAGTCTATGAGTTCTCCACCATTGATATGACGAGAAAAAGAAGGATTCCTGAAACTACGGATTATTTTACACTCATGGATTTTTCTGCAAAATGGGATCCGATCCCTACCATGTTATGCCAGAACCATACAGCTTTGGTTAAAGGTTTTTTGGGGCAAACTACTGCGTATGATCATCGAGAGATTAAATCAAATGTACTGATACTAGGAGAAAATAGAACAAATAATGAAGCTCGGTATATTCATGGAATAAAAGGAAAAGGGTTCTTTACATTTTATGGGGGACATGATCCCGAAGATTATCGTCATAGAGTAGGTGATCCTAAAACAGAATTAGAATTACACCCCAATTCTCCTGGATATCGACTCATCCTCAATAATATTCTGTTTCCTGCCGCTAAAAAGAAAAAACAAAAGACCTGA
- a CDS encoding porin family protein, which produces MRNLLILFTLLSSFLTIAQGNLLKFGVKAGVNYGDNGKIELVDITNAGENILSEDANQRTGYHFGAYLRASILNTLYIKPELLYTVNKSSYDVNGTEVDYEVKKIDLPILAGVSLIGPLHIFGGPSLQYIVDNELKNVKLGDIKNDFTVGMQFGIGVKIKRLNADIRYERGLSKNQAESIENELGTPLRVDSRPNQFILSVGVDF; this is translated from the coding sequence ATGAGAAATTTATTAATTCTTTTTACCCTATTAAGTTCTTTTTTAACTATTGCCCAGGGCAATCTTTTAAAATTTGGTGTTAAAGCCGGAGTTAACTACGGAGATAACGGAAAAATAGAACTAGTCGACATAACCAATGCCGGAGAGAACATCTTATCTGAAGATGCAAATCAACGTACCGGATATCATTTTGGTGCATATCTAAGAGCCAGTATCCTAAATACTCTCTATATTAAGCCAGAATTATTATATACTGTAAACAAAAGTTCCTATGATGTCAATGGAACCGAAGTTGATTATGAAGTAAAAAAAATAGACCTTCCGATTTTGGCTGGTGTATCTTTGATAGGTCCCTTGCATATTTTTGGAGGTCCATCACTTCAGTACATTGTAGATAATGAATTAAAAAATGTAAAGCTAGGAGATATCAAAAATGATTTTACTGTAGGAATGCAATTCGGAATCGGAGTAAAAATCAAGCGATTAAACGCAGACATTCGTTATGAACGCGGATTAAGCAAAAACCAAGCTGAATCTATCGAAAATGAATTAGGAACCCCACTTCGCGTGGATTCCAGACCAAATCAGTTTATACTTAGTGTTGGTGTTGATTTCTAA